A stretch of Bacillus pseudomycoides DNA encodes these proteins:
- a CDS encoding Rap family tetratricopeptide repeat protein, with amino-acid sequence MSVTMGSEKVTKLLNDWYVEIRSRNITKAHRMKEQIDSIIQELKEEERESLEDKNLLLYYSLLDFRYSYLIDNVSLSQESFDKIESFKIPKDEFLSYYYHFFKAIHKSVTGRYNEASEHFDKAEEFLKKIPDELEVAEFYYKLGSFYYDRYQGLLAIKCVSKAKEIYRKFNGCEINIAFCENLLGLDCTHLKEWELAEEHFATAMNQFQKIDEEYYILMVRHNFGLLYASQNLSTLAIRYLSEVVEKKPKHYKAILIKAKEHFKLKEHEIARDLIEKGLQICNKLKHEEYQHRFMILEALNGDVPAEKLEEVVLAGVKYFEREELYTYMQDSMEELAIKFYQEDNHFNASKYFYLSTQARKKAVDKEALK; translated from the coding sequence ATGTCAGTAACTATGGGGAGCGAAAAAGTTACAAAGTTATTGAATGATTGGTATGTTGAAATTCGTTCAAGAAACATTACTAAAGCACATCGTATGAAAGAACAGATTGATAGCATAATCCAAGAATTAAAAGAGGAGGAACGGGAATCATTAGAGGATAAGAATTTACTACTATATTATTCTCTTCTCGATTTTCGATATAGTTATTTGATTGATAATGTAAGTTTATCTCAAGAAAGCTTTGATAAGATTGAGTCTTTCAAAATACCAAAAGATGAGTTTCTATCTTATTATTATCATTTTTTTAAAGCAATTCATAAGAGTGTAACAGGCAGATATAATGAAGCAAGCGAACATTTTGATAAGGCAGAAGAATTTTTAAAGAAAATTCCTGACGAATTGGAAGTGGCTGAATTTTATTACAAATTAGGTTCATTTTATTATGATAGATATCAGGGTCTTTTAGCGATTAAGTGTGTTAGTAAAGCAAAAGAGATTTATCGTAAATTTAATGGATGCGAAATAAACATTGCTTTTTGTGAAAACTTATTAGGTTTAGATTGTACGCATTTAAAGGAGTGGGAACTAGCAGAAGAACATTTTGCAACTGCGATGAATCAATTTCAAAAGATCGATGAAGAATATTATATTTTAATGGTTCGACACAACTTTGGTTTGTTATATGCAAGTCAAAATCTTTCCACATTAGCAATTCGTTATCTTTCTGAGGTGGTTGAGAAGAAGCCTAAACATTATAAAGCTATCCTTATTAAAGCGAAAGAGCATTTTAAACTTAAGGAACATGAAATAGCAAGAGATTTAATTGAAAAAGGATTGCAAATTTGTAATAAATTGAAACATGAGGAATATCAACATCGTTTTATGATTTTAGAAGCGCTGAATGGGGATGTTCCTGCTGAAAAACTTGAAGAAGTAGTATTAGCAGGAGTTAAGTATTTTGAAAGAGAAGAGTTATATACTTACATGCAAGACTCTATGGAAGAATTAGCGATTAAATTTTATCAAGAAGATAACCACTTTAATGCTAGTAAGTATTTTTATTTAAGTACACAAGCGAGAAAAAAAGCAGTTGATAAGGAGGCATTGAAATGA
- a CDS encoding Phr family secreted Rap phosphatase inhibitor translates to MKKIVFSLLGVLTILTLSFGASPSLDIQQAVEIIIYTHGHTG, encoded by the coding sequence ATGAAGAAAATAGTATTCAGTTTACTTGGTGTTTTGACAATTTTAACTTTAAGCTTTGGAGCATCTCCCTCATTAGATATTCAACAAGCAGTTGAAATCATTATATACACACATGGACATACTGGTTGA
- a CDS encoding cellulase family glycosylhydrolase: protein MKKVLPIVALIGMMSFGVQEIHVKAETYKSVDSKMDFWNSKRRGTNFMNSTSLPENYKSAKEANIEYVRLAPDKWAKDKDFLFEDKPDTARKDFLIGNADNYQGLVKEDVAKLKADLDAAQSQGMKVVLTMLSLPGDRWRQFNNNQNDDRIWEEEKYQEQASQFWKDLAIELKDHPAVVGYNIINEPHPETVKSNRYNDFWTEDYKKWYAKVEGTTADLNKFYQKVVTSIREVDKETPIILDSGLYATPWAFKYLKPVKDNKTLYAFHMYEPYELTSQRENQNKEYQYPGIVKVGDLEKPVMWNKKGLEKFLNPIQQWSKKNHVPSNRIIAEEFGINRTVPGATQYMKDLISIFNQKEWHQSFYAFREDTWTGMNYELGTGKIKWDEEGKPIRQENPLWDVLKNDLQSHKK, encoded by the coding sequence ATGAAAAAAGTCTTACCCATAGTTGCATTAATAGGCATGATGAGCTTTGGAGTGCAAGAAATACATGTGAAAGCGGAAACTTACAAAAGTGTAGATTCTAAAATGGACTTTTGGAATTCAAAAAGAAGAGGTACGAATTTCATGAATAGTACGTCCTTACCTGAAAACTACAAAAGTGCAAAGGAAGCTAATATTGAATATGTTCGTTTAGCACCAGATAAATGGGCAAAAGATAAAGATTTCTTATTTGAAGATAAACCAGATACCGCTAGAAAAGATTTTCTCATAGGGAATGCAGATAACTATCAAGGACTAGTGAAAGAAGATGTAGCAAAATTAAAAGCAGATTTAGATGCTGCACAATCACAAGGAATGAAAGTAGTGCTTACTATGCTTTCCTTACCTGGTGATCGCTGGCGTCAATTTAATAATAATCAAAATGATGATCGAATCTGGGAAGAAGAGAAGTATCAAGAACAAGCAAGCCAATTTTGGAAGGATCTTGCTATAGAATTAAAAGATCATCCAGCTGTAGTTGGTTACAATATTATCAATGAGCCACACCCAGAAACGGTTAAAAGTAATAGATATAATGATTTTTGGACAGAAGATTATAAGAAATGGTATGCAAAAGTGGAAGGCACTACAGCAGATTTAAATAAATTCTATCAAAAAGTCGTTACCTCTATTCGTGAAGTAGATAAAGAAACACCAATTATATTAGATTCAGGTCTATATGCCACTCCTTGGGCTTTCAAATATCTGAAACCCGTCAAGGATAATAAAACGCTTTATGCATTTCATATGTATGAGCCGTATGAATTAACAAGTCAACGAGAAAATCAAAATAAAGAGTATCAATATCCTGGAATTGTAAAAGTAGGGGATTTAGAGAAGCCTGTTATGTGGAATAAAAAGGGGTTAGAAAAATTTTTAAATCCTATTCAACAGTGGTCTAAGAAAAATCATGTACCATCTAATCGAATTATTGCTGAGGAATTTGGAATTAATCGTACTGTTCCAGGAGCCACTCAATATATGAAAGACCTTATTTCTATATTCAATCAAAAAGAATGGCATCAATCGTTCTACGCATTCCGTGAAGATACTTGGACAGGAATGAATTATGAACTCGGAACAGGAAAAATAAAATGGGATGAAGAAGGTAAGCCAATACGTCAAGAGAATCCACTTTGGGATGTACTGAAAAATGATTTGCAATCTCATAAGAAATAA
- a CDS encoding NAD(FAD)-utilizing dehydrogenase gives MYDVTIIGAGVSAVFMAYALDQSNKNILILDKGKPLEYRNCPLEQGELCNCNACDKYFGFGGLGKSEGKFNYTNGFGGELEKKIGKEVFIKLMDEVDKILCRFGGNSVLKYSTDNPNITKRAEACGLQMLTTQVRHLGTTLSTDIFQQLYKFLRDKIDIQFRINVQHIAKQKQYFKITTNQGVFHSRQLVFATGRSGADWLKEMCSSLEIAQEQTRVDLGIRVEMKEHQLRSILKDTFETKLSYQDDNFTATTYCMNPKGRIIRKYEEGLVMPDGQNFREQRIGTSNLNFTLFIPRYFPTLTEANLYASTIIKGINQGRDRIVVQRLEDLLKGQPTLEKMMKYNHIQPTLQGDYGDLNKEIPQLYIEGLKEFLLRLEQFIEEPIDKDTLLYGIDGKFYTPSIKINERFETTIAGLYLIGDCSGITHSLSQAAASGLYVGKCLSDSSL, from the coding sequence ATGTATGATGTTACAATCATCGGCGCTGGAGTAAGTGCTGTTTTTATGGCTTATGCATTAGATCAAAGCAACAAAAATATCTTAATTCTTGATAAAGGCAAGCCATTAGAATATCGAAATTGTCCTTTAGAACAAGGGGAATTATGTAACTGTAATGCATGTGACAAATATTTTGGTTTTGGTGGTCTAGGAAAATCTGAAGGGAAATTTAATTACACAAACGGGTTTGGAGGGGAATTAGAGAAAAAAATAGGTAAAGAAGTTTTTATAAAACTAATGGATGAAGTAGATAAGATCCTATGTCGTTTTGGTGGAAATTCAGTTCTAAAATACTCCACAGACAATCCAAACATTACCAAAAGGGCCGAAGCATGTGGTTTACAAATGCTAACAACACAAGTAAGGCATCTAGGCACTACACTTTCGACCGACATTTTTCAGCAACTCTACAAATTTTTACGTGACAAGATAGATATCCAGTTTCGCATAAATGTACAACATATTGCTAAACAGAAACAATATTTTAAAATTACTACAAATCAAGGAGTATTTCATTCTAGGCAATTAGTATTTGCAACTGGACGCTCCGGGGCGGATTGGTTAAAAGAAATGTGCTCTTCCCTTGAAATTGCACAGGAGCAGACCCGTGTAGACCTAGGTATTCGAGTAGAGATGAAAGAACATCAATTACGCTCAATATTAAAAGACACATTTGAAACAAAACTCTCTTATCAAGATGACAATTTCACAGCAACTACTTATTGTATGAATCCCAAAGGACGTATTATTCGTAAGTATGAAGAAGGTTTAGTTATGCCTGATGGACAAAATTTTCGAGAACAAAGAATCGGCACTTCCAACTTAAATTTCACGTTATTTATCCCACGTTATTTCCCTACTCTCACAGAAGCAAATTTATACGCAAGTACAATTATAAAAGGAATTAACCAAGGACGAGATCGAATTGTTGTACAGCGTTTGGAGGATTTATTGAAGGGACAACCTACCTTGGAAAAGATGATGAAATATAATCATATACAACCTACACTACAGGGAGATTATGGAGATCTTAATAAAGAAATCCCTCAATTATACATTGAAGGACTCAAAGAATTTTTGCTACGTTTAGAACAATTTATCGAAGAACCTATCGATAAGGATACTTTACTATATGGAATTGATGGGAAATTTTATACTCCTTCGATTAAAATCAATGAAAGGTTTGAAACAACTATTGCTGGATTGTATTTAATTGGAGATTGTTCAGGTATTACTCATTCATTATCTCAAGCAGCAGCAAGTGGCCTATATGTAGGAAAGTGTTTATCTGATAGTTCTCTCTAA